A genomic stretch from Parus major isolate Abel chromosome 28, Parus_major1.1, whole genome shotgun sequence includes:
- the FEM1A gene encoding protein fem-1 homolog A has translation MDLRTAVYNAARDGKLKLLQKLLGSRSREELEALTAGPGGGGGPGAGSTPLLIAARHGHLEVVEYLLDHCGARVEEGGSVSFDGETIEGAPPLWAASAAGHLGVVRSLLDHGASVNQTTLTNSTPLRAACFDGHLEIVRYLVGERGADLEVANRHGHTCLMISCYKGHREIARYLLEKGADVNRRSVKGNTALHDCAESGSLEILQLLLRSKARMEKDGYGMTPLLAASVTGHTNIVEYLIQGGLQQDEAAGSQSGTCASGGSHQRGCTEEGCEGCGASASSHDEVPSVFCTREAAVEALELLGATFVDKKRDLLGAHKYWRRAMELRCEGGKYLPKPEPRQLVLAYDYSREVSSLEELEALITDPDEMRMQALLIRERILGPSHPDTSYYIRYRGAVYADSGNFERCINLWKYALDMQQGNLEPLSPMTASSFLSFAELYSYVLQDRSKGTLATHLGFSDLIGVLSKGVREVERALVHGKDPVADSAQFTKTLAIILHLVFLLEKVECTPEQEHQKRQTIYRLLKCSPRAKNGFTLLHMAVDKDTTTVGRYPVGKFPSLHVVNLLLECGADPDSRDYDNNTPLHVAARNNCPLIMSALMEAGAHMDATNAFKQTAYELLDEKLLTKSTMQPFNYITLQCLAARALDKHKIPYKGFIPEELEAFIELH, from the coding sequence ATGGACCTGCGCACGGCCGTGTACAATGCGGCCCGTGACGGGAAGCTGAAGCTGCTACAGAAGCTGCTGGGCAGCCGCAGCCGGGAGGAGCTGGAGGCGCTGACGGCGGGGcccggcggcgggggcggccccggggccgGCAGCACCCCGCTGCTGATCGCGGCCCGGCACGGACACCTGGAGGTGGTGGAGTACCTGCTGGATCACTGCGGGGCTCGCGTGGAGGAGGGCGGCTCCGTCAGCTTCGACGGCGAGACCATCGAGGGGGCCCCGCCGCTGTGGGCGGCCTCGGCCGCCGGGCACCTGGGCGTGGTGCGGAGCCTGCTGGACCACGGCGCCTCGGTGAACCAGACCACGCTGACCAACTCCACCCCGCTGCGGGCCGCCTGCTTCGATGGGCACCTGGAGATCGTGCGGTACCTGGTGGGCGAGCGCGGGGCCGACCTGGAGGTGGCCAACAGGCACGGCCACACGTGCTTGATGATTTCCTGCTACAAAGGGCACCGGGAGATCGCCCGGTACTTGCTGGAGAAAGGGGCCGATGTGAACCGGCGCAGCGTGAAGGGAAACACGGCCTTGCACGACTGCGCCGAGTCGGGCAGCCTGGagatcctgcagctcctgctccgcTCCAAGGCCCGCATGGAGAAGGACGGCTATGGCATGACCCCTCTGCTCGCTGCCAGTGTCACCGGCCACACCAACATCGTGGAGTACCTGATCCAgggggggctgcagcaggatgagGCTGCGGGGAGCCAGAGTGGGACCTGTGCCTCAGGCGGGAGCCATCAGAGGGGCTGTACTGAAGAGGGCTGTGAGGGATGTGGTGCTTCAGCTTCCAGTCACGACGAGGTCCCGAGCGTGTTCTGCACTCGAGAGGCTGCTGTGGAAgcgctggagctgctgggtgccACGTTTGTGGACAAGAAACGAGACCTGTTGGGAGCGCACAAGTACTGGCGCAGGGCGATGGAGCTGCGCTGCGAGGGGGGGAAGTACCTGCCTAAGCCCGAGCCCCGGCAGCTGGTGCTGGCCTACGACTATTCACGGGAGGTGAGCtctctggaggagctggaagcccTGATCACGGACCCCGACGAGATGCGCATGCAGGCGCTGCTGATCCGGGAGCGCATCCTGGGCCCTTCCCACCCCGACACCTCCTACTACATCCGTTACCGCGGGGCCGTCTACGCCGACTCCGGCAACTTCGAGCGCTGCATTAACCTGTGGAAGTACGCCCTGGACATGCAGCAAGGCAACCTGGAGCCCCTCAGCCCCATGACCGCcagcagttttctttcctttgccgAGCTTTACTCCTACGTGCTCCAGGACCGTTCCAAAGGCACTTTAGCCACCCACCTGGGCTTCTCCGACCTCATCGGGGTGCTGAGCAAAGGGGTTCGGGAGGTGGAGAGGGCCCTGGTGCACGGCAAGGACCCCGTGGCCGACTCAGCGCAGTTCACCAAGACGTTGGCCATCATCCTGCACctggttttcctgctggagaaggTGGAGTGCACCCCGGAGCAGGAGCACCAGAAGCGCCAGACCATCTACCGCCTGCTCAAGTGCAGCCCCCGCGCCAAGAACGGCTTCACGCTCCTGCACATGGCCGTGGACAAAGACACCACGACGGTGGGGCGTTACCCCGTGGGCAAATTCCCGTCGCTGCACGTGGTGAACTTGCTGCTGGAGTGCGGGGCAGACCCGGACAGCCGGGACTATGACAACAACACCCCCCTGCACGTGGCTGCCCGCAACAACTGCCCGCTGATCATGAGCGCCCTGATGGAGGCCGGGGCGCACATGGACGCCACCAACGCCTTCAAGCAG